Proteins from a single region of Lentimicrobium sp. L6:
- a CDS encoding inorganic phosphate transporter, with amino-acid sequence MESIYIVIVGVLFILAISDLVVGVSNDAVNFLNSAVGSKAASFKVIMFVAALGVVVGATFSTGMMEVARKGIFHPQMFYFSEIMVIFFAVMITDVILLDTFNTFGMPTSTTVSIVFELLGAAVAIALLKVMGDSGLSVSDYINSSKALAIISGILLSVVVAFLSGAIIQYISRLIFSFRFKKKMKLYGSIWGGLSIAAITYFILIKGLKGSPYASYEMADGVLLKEWVQVNAVLIIGFSFAAWTVLLQMITWLFKINISKVIVLVGTFALAMAFAGNDLVNFIGVPLAGYESYMQFAANPGADPNAFLMTGLGGKVETPFIFLILAGAVMVVTLYFNKKAKRVIKTSVDLSRQDEGTERFGSTMFSKVLVRSAIRVNKRVSSILPQRTNDFIRQQFDASRAEEVLEGEERPAFDMIRASVNLVVASILISFATSLKLPLSTTYVTFMVAMGTSLADNAWGRESAVYRITGVISVIMGWFFTAMAAFTVAFVVAFLSQLGGFIVIGLFILIAAYSVIRSHIKGKKSEDAQEEEKQVSELAESVSVSDIHLECKSSASDSFHLVADVFGGMVDGLASENRKELSHTFKKAKSYNKKVKRAKGDIKNVILRLDDDALNSAQYYTLVLDYMREIGRNLMFITEPSLEHVDNNHKPIGPKQTEDLSVLNKDIESFVNAAVQIITESSYQRLPDLLKQSEGILSNMDGYTMAQIKRLKKNKTGAKNTKLFLDVLAETKSLMVNMVNLTKSMRDLSKIGGMYYE; translated from the coding sequence ATGGAGAGTATTTATATTGTAATTGTTGGAGTGCTATTTATCTTAGCAATATCCGACTTGGTAGTGGGGGTCAGTAATGATGCTGTAAACTTCCTAAATTCTGCGGTTGGTTCTAAAGCGGCAAGTTTTAAAGTGATTATGTTCGTCGCGGCCCTGGGAGTGGTAGTTGGGGCTACATTTTCAACGGGTATGATGGAGGTGGCCAGAAAAGGAATTTTCCATCCTCAAATGTTTTATTTTTCAGAGATTATGGTGATATTCTTTGCCGTGATGATTACTGATGTCATTCTCTTGGATACTTTCAATACTTTTGGTATGCCAACTTCTACAACTGTTTCAATTGTTTTCGAGTTATTAGGGGCGGCTGTAGCTATTGCCTTATTGAAGGTAATGGGCGATAGTGGATTGTCAGTCTCTGACTACATTAATAGTAGTAAAGCTTTGGCTATTATTTCTGGGATATTGTTATCTGTTGTGGTCGCTTTTTTAAGTGGAGCGATTATACAATATATTAGCAGATTGATTTTCTCCTTCCGATTTAAAAAGAAAATGAAATTATATGGCTCTATTTGGGGAGGGCTCTCTATTGCAGCTATTACATACTTCATTTTAATAAAAGGGCTCAAGGGATCTCCTTATGCTAGTTATGAAATGGCAGATGGAGTGCTGCTTAAGGAGTGGGTTCAGGTAAATGCTGTTTTAATTATAGGTTTTAGCTTTGCTGCTTGGACGGTCTTGCTACAGATGATAACTTGGCTGTTTAAGATAAATATTTCTAAGGTGATTGTGCTGGTAGGTACATTTGCTTTGGCAATGGCTTTTGCAGGAAACGATTTAGTAAATTTTATTGGAGTTCCTTTGGCGGGTTACGAATCATATATGCAGTTTGCCGCTAACCCTGGAGCAGATCCAAATGCTTTCTTAATGACTGGATTGGGTGGCAAAGTTGAAACACCATTTATATTTCTGATTTTGGCCGGTGCAGTGATGGTAGTTACACTTTATTTTAATAAAAAGGCTAAAAGAGTTATTAAAACTTCTGTTGATTTAAGCCGTCAAGATGAAGGTACTGAACGATTTGGGTCTACAATGTTTTCAAAAGTATTAGTTCGTTCGGCAATTCGTGTTAATAAACGTGTTTCCAGTATTCTGCCTCAGAGAACCAATGACTTTATCAGGCAGCAGTTTGATGCTTCTAGAGCTGAAGAGGTTTTGGAAGGAGAGGAAAGACCTGCATTTGATATGATTAGAGCTTCTGTAAACTTAGTAGTGGCTAGTATATTGATATCCTTTGCAACTTCTTTAAAACTTCCTCTATCCACAACTTATGTTACTTTTATGGTGGCTATGGGGACTTCGTTAGCTGATAATGCATGGGGCAGAGAAAGTGCTGTTTATAGAATTACAGGTGTTATTTCTGTAATAATGGGTTGGTTCTTTACAGCTATGGCGGCTTTTACTGTTGCTTTTGTGGTGGCATTTTTATCACAACTAGGTGGTTTTATTGTAATTGGGTTGTTTATTTTAATTGCTGCTTATAGTGTGATTAGATCTCATATTAAAGGTAAAAAATCAGAGGATGCACAAGAAGAAGAAAAACAAGTAAGCGAATTAGCAGAATCGGTGAGTGTTTCAGATATTCATCTAGAATGTAAATCTTCTGCCTCAGATTCTTTCCATTTAGTAGCTGACGTGTTTGGGGGTATGGTAGATGGCTTGGCAAGTGAGAATAGAAAGGAATTAAGTCATACTTTCAAGAAAGCAAAATCTTATAATAAGAAAGTAAAACGAGCAAAAGGTGATATTAAGAATGTCATTTTGCGCCTTGATGATGATGCTTTAAACTCTGCCCAGTATTACACGCTGGTTCTCGATTATATGAGAGAGATTGGTCGCAATTTGATGTTTATTACAGAGCCTTCATTGGAGCATGTTGATAATAATCATAAACCTATAGGTCCAAAGCAGACAGAAGATTTATCTGTCTTAAACAAAGATATTGAATCGTTTGTGAATGCTGCTGTTCAGATCATCACTGAAAGTTCATATCAAAGACTTCCTGACCTATTAAAACAGAGTGAGGGTATATTGAGTAATATGGATGGCTATACTATGGCCCAGATTAAGCGTTTGAAGAAGAATAAAACAGGCGCTAAGAATACAAAGTTATTCTTAGATGTATTGGCTGAGACTAAGTCATTAATGGTGAATATGGTTAATCTGACCAAGTCAATGCGTGACCTATCAAAAATAGGTGGCATGTATTATGAATAA
- a CDS encoding carboxy terminal-processing peptidase has product MIRNTNLLIAIILLFNIPIFAQTDIEDEVQQKIFDNKKNKILSNVIISSLERAHYSPKELNDSLSFEFFEEYVKNIDRSKNFLLQEDIDMLSEYKYELDNQLTADKLDFFNISISTLNKRTLQIQELYKEILAEPFNYEIDESIEMDPDKVSYCKNMNELKERWRKALKYQTITNISTKLKEQTDASEKSDTVTIKTFPELEADARKKILKRQDDWFHRMIDQVNNTDRISVYENSLAAVFDPHTNYFPPKLKEDFDIRFSGQLEGIGATLSPKDGYIRVVEVLPGSPSWKTGLVKEEDLIMKVGQADEEPVDVYDMRLDEAVKLIRGAKGTEVRLTIKKPDGTIMVVPIIRDIVIREETYAKSAVISPKNEKGLEVGYIYLPSFYTNFNDPKGRSCGADMKKELEKITSEGIDNVIIDLRGNGGGSLRDAVEIAGLFIDQGPVVQRRSSIGQQSVLRDHDNILNYDGNLVVLVSETSASASEILAAALQDYQRAVIVGSNSTFGKGTVQQFVDLDRLLPSKFNDYKSFGSLKITMEKFYRINGGATQLKGVVPDVILPTNYSYIDFGEKEMDFALPWDEIAAVEYQKLDNYIPNYQYIKENSSKRTKANSSFNEIEKYAKWVKKRREETVEPLKFDKYEIDKKARKDFIKQFEHIGEDTLAISVRDLKFDTPKINADSTKRVTTDEWHDEITKDNYILESIYILEDLKAIRKK; this is encoded by the coding sequence ATGATCAGAAACACGAATCTACTAATCGCAATCATACTATTATTCAACATTCCCATATTTGCGCAGACCGACATTGAAGACGAAGTTCAGCAAAAAATATTCGACAATAAAAAGAATAAGATTTTAAGCAATGTGATTATCTCTTCTTTAGAAAGAGCACATTATTCTCCTAAAGAACTTAACGACAGCTTGTCTTTTGAGTTTTTCGAAGAATACGTGAAGAATATCGATAGAAGCAAAAACTTCTTATTACAGGAAGACATAGACATGTTGTCAGAGTATAAATACGAATTAGACAATCAACTTACAGCGGACAAGTTAGACTTTTTCAACATTTCTATTTCTACCCTAAACAAAAGAACACTCCAAATACAAGAGCTTTATAAAGAAATACTTGCAGAACCCTTCAATTATGAAATTGATGAATCTATTGAAATGGATCCTGACAAAGTTTCTTATTGTAAAAATATGAATGAGTTAAAAGAACGTTGGAGAAAAGCATTAAAATACCAAACCATTACGAACATCAGCACCAAACTAAAGGAACAAACCGATGCTTCAGAAAAAAGTGATACTGTAACTATTAAAACTTTTCCAGAACTAGAAGCAGACGCTAGAAAAAAAATTCTCAAACGACAGGACGACTGGTTCCATAGAATGATAGATCAGGTAAATAATACCGATAGAATATCTGTTTATGAAAATTCATTAGCTGCCGTCTTCGATCCCCACACTAATTACTTCCCTCCAAAATTGAAAGAAGATTTCGATATCCGATTCTCAGGACAACTAGAAGGAATCGGAGCCACACTATCACCAAAAGATGGTTATATCAGAGTAGTAGAAGTATTGCCGGGCAGTCCATCATGGAAAACTGGCCTTGTAAAAGAAGAAGACCTTATTATGAAGGTTGGACAAGCTGATGAGGAGCCTGTAGACGTTTATGACATGAGACTTGACGAGGCCGTAAAGTTGATTAGAGGAGCCAAAGGAACAGAGGTTAGACTAACTATTAAAAAACCCGATGGTACAATTATGGTAGTTCCGATTATTCGTGACATAGTTATTCGAGAAGAAACCTATGCGAAATCTGCGGTTATTAGCCCAAAAAATGAGAAAGGACTTGAAGTAGGATATATTTATCTTCCAAGTTTCTATACCAACTTCAACGATCCTAAAGGCAGAAGTTGTGGTGCTGATATGAAAAAAGAATTAGAAAAAATCACTAGCGAAGGTATTGACAATGTCATTATTGACCTTCGAGGTAACGGTGGTGGTTCTTTACGTGACGCAGTAGAAATAGCAGGTCTATTTATCGATCAAGGTCCAGTAGTACAAAGAAGAAGCAGTATTGGCCAACAAAGCGTATTAAGAGACCATGATAACATACTAAACTACGATGGCAACCTTGTTGTTTTAGTCAGTGAGACCAGCGCTTCTGCTTCAGAAATTCTTGCGGCAGCCCTACAAGATTACCAAAGAGCAGTTATTGTTGGCTCTAATTCCACATTCGGCAAAGGAACCGTTCAGCAGTTTGTTGATTTAGACAGACTACTTCCATCAAAGTTCAATGACTATAAAAGTTTTGGTTCATTAAAAATCACGATGGAAAAATTCTATAGAATCAATGGTGGAGCCACCCAATTAAAAGGAGTTGTTCCCGATGTTATTTTACCCACGAACTATTCCTATATAGATTTCGGCGAAAAAGAAATGGATTTTGCTCTTCCCTGGGACGAAATCGCAGCTGTTGAATACCAAAAACTTGACAACTACATCCCAAACTATCAATACATTAAAGAAAATAGCAGCAAAAGAACAAAAGCAAACTCAAGCTTTAATGAAATTGAAAAATATGCCAAATGGGTGAAGAAAAGAAGAGAAGAAACTGTTGAACCCCTAAAATTTGATAAGTACGAAATTGATAAAAAAGCCCGAAAAGATTTTATTAAACAATTCGAGCACATTGGGGAGGACACTTTAGCGATTTCTGTTAGAGATTTAAAATTTGATACCCCAAAAATAAACGCAGATAGTACAAAACGAGTAACAACAGATGAGTGGCACGACGAGATTACTAAAGACAATTATATCTTAGAATCTATTTACATCCTTGAAGATTTAAAAGCCATTAGAAAGAAATAA
- a CDS encoding gliding motility-associated C-terminal domain-containing protein: MKQWSLYLLIILLSLSSVLVAQAQIESRLAIHCATKQIEIPVQFKNLENIKSIHLKLKFDNTLIQFDSSVYHNSDFELENKEEYRIKTSVSNDTISIDWAAYYGVNLEDGLFLSLLFTEKPSANGDAIFTWFEEVCSFTNVTDLDIDASYIVDASLPVPYVSEVEIDFEQFTIGCRDDSENGGCKAQAEVNISGGTAPYIYKWNDKFNQNDSIAIGLCQDPVFVSIRDAGGCIYGDLFKPVIYAAAVYDIAANPEEIYITKPDVEFAIEIEDGFIEKYEWDFGDESKAYSDITTHTYQQVGTYDISLYTENIDGCDTIVYLNTFEVKELNFCIPNVFTPNGDGVNDTWIFKIIGGDGGGEDSEESLKSTGIQEVTKCTGDDLVFQEHFKSTELVIFNRNGSKLFDCINCTDNWDGGGLPDGVYFYVFTWEGEYSNGKEQGSVTILGGQN; this comes from the coding sequence ATGAAGCAATGGAGCTTATACCTGTTAATTATCCTATTATCATTGAGTAGTGTTTTAGTGGCCCAAGCCCAAATTGAGTCTCGTTTAGCGATTCATTGTGCCACTAAGCAAATTGAAATTCCAGTTCAGTTTAAAAATTTGGAGAACATTAAATCCATACATCTTAAATTGAAATTTGACAATACCTTGATTCAATTTGATAGTAGTGTGTATCATAATTCTGATTTTGAATTAGAGAATAAAGAGGAGTATAGAATAAAAACTTCTGTATCTAACGATACCATCTCAATAGATTGGGCAGCCTACTATGGAGTTAACCTAGAGGATGGTCTATTTCTATCACTGCTTTTTACAGAAAAGCCCAGTGCAAATGGGGATGCAATTTTTACTTGGTTTGAAGAGGTTTGTAGTTTTACTAATGTTACAGATTTAGATATTGATGCTAGTTATATAGTAGATGCTAGCTTGCCTGTACCTTATGTAAGTGAAGTTGAAATAGACTTTGAACAATTTACAATTGGCTGTAGAGATGATAGTGAAAATGGTGGTTGTAAAGCTCAAGCAGAAGTTAATATATCTGGAGGAACGGCTCCATATATTTATAAATGGAACGATAAGTTTAATCAGAATGATAGTATTGCAATAGGTCTTTGTCAAGACCCAGTTTTTGTTTCTATTCGTGATGCAGGAGGTTGTATTTATGGAGATTTGTTCAAACCTGTTATTTATGCTGCTGCAGTATATGATATAGCCGCAAATCCAGAAGAAATTTACATTACAAAACCCGATGTGGAATTTGCAATAGAAATAGAGGATGGTTTTATTGAAAAATATGAATGGGATTTTGGTGATGAATCTAAAGCCTATTCAGATATCACGACCCATACTTATCAACAAGTGGGTACCTATGATATCTCCCTTTATACTGAGAATATAGATGGGTGCGATACTATTGTTTATTTAAATACTTTTGAAGTAAAAGAATTAAATTTTTGTATCCCCAATGTATTCACTCCTAATGGGGATGGTGTAAATGATACTTGGATTTTTAAAATTATTGGTGGTGATGGTGGAGGAGAAGATTCTGAAGAGTCATTAAAATCAACAGGAATTCAAGAAGTAACCAAGTGTACTGGAGATGATTTAGTGTTTCAAGAACATTTTAAATCTACCGAGTTGGTGATATTTAATAGGAATGGCTCCAAACTTTTCGATTGTATAAATTGTACAGATAATTGGGATGGCGGTGGATTGCCAGATGGAGTTTATTTTTATGTATTTACATGGGAAGGTGAATATTCAAATGGAAAAGAACAAGGAAGTGTAACCATTCTCGGCGGACAGAATTAG
- a CDS encoding CoA-binding protein, with translation MQKKTLVLGASPKPERYSYKAVKMLQEYQHPVVAVGFRESVIDTIPIHKGEPIFEGVDTLTLYLGPQNQKNIYHYILKINPKRIIFNPGTENSELMNLAKENGIEVEVACTLVLLSTNQY, from the coding sequence ATGCAAAAGAAAACTTTGGTATTGGGAGCTAGCCCAAAGCCAGAAAGATATTCTTATAAAGCAGTGAAAATGCTTCAAGAATATCAACATCCAGTTGTGGCAGTTGGATTTCGTGAATCAGTAATAGATACGATCCCAATCCATAAGGGAGAGCCCATTTTCGAGGGTGTCGATACTTTGACTCTTTACCTTGGCCCTCAAAATCAAAAGAATATTTATCATTATATACTAAAGATTAATCCTAAACGTATTATCTTTAACCCAGGTACCGAAAATTCTGAATTAATGAATTTGGCAAAAGAGAATGGAATTGAAGTAGAAGTTGCATGTACCTTGGTTTTATTATCAACCAATCAATATTAG
- the gyrB gene encoding DNA topoisomerase (ATP-hydrolyzing) subunit B — translation MTDQELNKQNEYSADNIQVLEGLEAVRKRPAMYIGDISSKGLHHLVYEVIDNSIDEALAGHCDTIEVVIQENNSIKVTDNGRGIPTGIHEKEGRSALEVVMTVLHAGGKFDKGSYKVSGGLHGVGVSCVNALSTQLIATVYREGKIFQQEYNIGRPLYDVKQIGESDKTGTEVVFLPDASIFTVTEYNFDTLANRMRELAFLNKGITLKLIDERENGDDGEFKNKTYHSEKGLNDFIDYLDETREKLIPNAIYMEGEKNGIPIEIAMRYNTSFSENVHAYVNNINTHEGGTHLSGFRRGLTRTLKSYADKSGLLTKLKFDINGDDFREGLTAVISVKVQEPQFEGQTKTKLGNSEVMGAVDQMISQALNNYLEENPKDARRIVDKVILAATARHAARKARELVQRKNVLSGSGLPGKLADCSEKDPALSEIYLVEGDSAGGTAKQGRNRKYQAILPLRGKILNVEKAMPHKIFENEEIKTMFTALGVSIGTEEDSKALNINKLRYHKIIIMTDADVDGSHIATLILTFFFRYMKELIEKGYVYIATPPLYLVRKGKEEHYAWDDDQRDLFVSKMATDGKDKGVHIQRYKGLGEMNAEQLWYTTMDPEGRTLRRVEIENEPEADHVFSMLMGDEVPPRREFIEQNAKYANIDV, via the coding sequence ATGACAGATCAAGAATTGAATAAACAAAACGAATATTCGGCGGATAACATACAGGTATTAGAAGGATTAGAGGCGGTTAGAAAACGTCCTGCTATGTATATCGGCGACATTTCATCCAAAGGTTTACACCATTTGGTTTATGAGGTAATTGACAACTCTATTGATGAAGCATTGGCTGGCCATTGCGATACTATAGAAGTTGTTATCCAAGAAAATAATTCCATAAAGGTAACAGATAATGGACGTGGAATCCCCACTGGGATTCATGAGAAAGAAGGACGCTCTGCTTTAGAAGTAGTAATGACCGTGCTTCATGCTGGTGGTAAATTTGACAAAGGGTCCTATAAAGTTTCTGGTGGATTACACGGGGTTGGTGTTTCTTGTGTGAACGCCTTATCTACGCAGTTAATCGCTACTGTATATCGTGAAGGAAAAATATTCCAACAAGAATATAATATCGGAAGACCATTATATGATGTAAAACAAATTGGGGAATCTGATAAAACAGGAACCGAAGTTGTTTTCCTACCTGATGCATCCATCTTTACAGTTACCGAATACAATTTCGACACTCTTGCTAATAGAATGCGTGAATTGGCCTTTTTAAATAAAGGTATTACCTTAAAACTGATAGACGAAAGAGAAAACGGAGATGATGGTGAGTTTAAAAACAAAACCTATCATTCTGAAAAAGGTCTTAATGATTTTATTGACTATTTGGATGAAACTCGTGAAAAATTGATTCCGAACGCCATCTATATGGAAGGCGAAAAGAATGGTATTCCCATCGAAATCGCCATGAGATATAATACTTCTTTCTCTGAGAATGTTCATGCTTATGTAAACAACATTAACACCCATGAGGGAGGAACGCATTTAAGTGGTTTCAGAAGAGGTTTAACCAGAACACTAAAGTCTTATGCAGACAAATCTGGCTTATTAACTAAGTTGAAGTTTGATATTAATGGTGATGACTTTAGAGAAGGCTTAACAGCTGTTATTAGCGTTAAAGTTCAAGAGCCACAGTTTGAAGGGCAAACCAAAACCAAGCTAGGAAATAGCGAAGTAATGGGAGCTGTTGATCAAATGATTTCTCAAGCCTTGAATAATTATTTAGAAGAAAATCCAAAAGATGCCAGACGAATTGTCGACAAAGTGATTTTAGCTGCTACCGCTCGTCATGCTGCTCGTAAAGCTCGTGAATTGGTGCAAAGAAAGAATGTGCTTTCTGGTTCAGGCTTACCTGGTAAACTTGCTGATTGCTCTGAAAAAGACCCTGCTTTGAGTGAAATATACCTAGTGGAGGGAGATTCTGCGGGTGGAACAGCCAAGCAAGGACGAAACAGAAAATACCAAGCCATCCTTCCTCTTAGAGGTAAGATTTTAAACGTGGAGAAAGCAATGCCTCATAAGATTTTTGAAAATGAGGAAATCAAAACTATGTTTACGGCGCTTGGAGTTTCAATTGGAACCGAGGAAGATAGCAAAGCCTTAAACATAAATAAACTTAGATACCACAAAATCATCATCATGACGGATGCCGATGTGGACGGTAGTCATATCGCCACATTAATCCTAACATTCTTTTTCCGTTACATGAAAGAATTAATCGAAAAAGGCTATGTTTATATTGCTACTCCCCCTTTATACTTAGTTAGAAAAGGCAAGGAAGAACATTATGCTTGGGATGATGACCAACGCGATTTATTCGTTTCCAAAATGGCCACCGACGGGAAAGACAAAGGGGTTCATATCCAACGCTATAAAGGTCTTGGAGAAATGAACGCAGAGCAATTATGGTATACCACCATGGATCCGGAAGGAAGGACACTCAGAAGAGTTGAAATTGAAAATGAACCTGAAGCAGATCACGTATTCTCTATGTTAATGGGAGATGAAGTTCCTCCTCGTAGAGAATTCATTGAACAGAATGCGAAATATGCAAATATCGATGTATAA